GAAAAATTATCCCTATTGGTCAAAGGAGTGTTTGACATGAGAACAGCGTTTCTCAAACTCTTCAGGCATTCGCCGTTCCCGGGACTGAAGAAGCATGCCGATGTTATACGGGAAGTTTCTCAGGTATATCGTATGGCTGTTATTGCTTATCTGGACGGAGATCAGAGGGACTTCGAGCGTTATCACAATGAGGTTATAGTATTGGAGTCCCAGGGCGACATAATAAAACGAAATATCCGGGGACATCTTCCTCGAGGCGTTCTTCTTCCCATGGATAAGTTCCAGTTGTTCGCCTACTTGAGGGAGCAGGATAAGGTCCTTGATTCTGTGCAAAACGTTCTCCACTGGCTCTCCTACCGTTTTGCCCATGTACCGGACGAACTGGTTGACGATTTGCTCTTGCTCGTTGACAGGTCCATATATTCTCTGAAGGCAATTCATCCCATGGTTTCGGCGGCAGAAAGTTACTTCGAATCCTTCTCGGAAGAAACACGCCAGGTTGTGAAAGATGCAATAAAGCAAATAAGGGAATACGAGTTTCAATCCGACCAGGTGGAGAGAAAGTTGCTGGCCGACCTGTTCGCCTTCCCTTTTGATAACCCTCTTCAGGCGTTTCATCTCATTCGCCTCGTCGAGTACATTGGGGAAATTTCCAATCATGCGGAAAATGCGGCGGATATGATGAGGGCTATGATTGCCAAGTAATTTAAAATGCTTAAACCCCATGTAGAAAGAATAGCTAAATGGAAGCCTGAGGAACTCAATTATCCGGCCGATCTGCCCATTTCAAGCAAGCGGCAGGAAATCCTTGCTGCTTTGCACTCATCTCAGGTGGTTGTCGTTTCCGGGGCAACCGGATCGGGTAAAAGTACGCAATTGCCCAAGATATGTCTTGAAGCAGGGCTTTGCCGTCGGGGCTTCATTGGGTGTACTCAACCCAGGCGAATAGCGGCCGTTTCCCTTGCTCACAGAGTAGGAGAGGAATTAAAGTCCCTCGGCCGAGGGCTTGTGGGATACAGGATTAGGTTCCGAGATTCTCTTGGCCCTCAAACGATCATAAAGTTCATGACCGACGGTATTCTTCTTGCGGAAGCCAATAACGATCGCCTCTTTGAATCCTACGATGTGATAATTGTTGATGAGGCTCACGAACGGACGCTCAACATAGATTTTATCCTGGGAATGTTAAAACAGGTCATAAAGCTTCGGCGGGACTTGCGGGTTATCATTGCTTCGGCGACCATCGACCCCGAAAAGTTCTCAGGGTTTTTCGACAATGCTCCTGTTGTGGAAATCCCGTCTCGTACCTATCCCGTGGAAGTTCGCTACAGGCCGATACCCGACGAAGACGACGTGACCTACATTGATGCCGCTGTTGATGCGGTGGACGACCTCGTTGCTGAAGTAAAGGGCGATATTCTTGTCTTTATGCCCACCGAGCGGGATATTCGAGAAGCGGTTCAGAGACTCAGGGAAAAATCCTACCATAACACGGAAATATACCCGCTCTATGCCAGAATGGCTGCATGGCAGCAGGCAGATATATTTGCAGTTACTCCTCACAGAAAGATAATCGTTGCAACCAACGTGGCGGAAACATCGCTTACCATTCCAAACGTTGAATGCGTCGTGGATACGGGACTTGCACGGGTTCCTCAGTACAGCCCAAAAACGGGTACTCAGGCGCTGCCCATTGTAAAAATCTCCAGAGCCAGTGCCGAACAGCGCAAAGGCCGGTGTGGGCGCACGAAGCCCGGAATATGTGTGAGGCTGTACGACGAAGAAGACTTTCTTCAGCGACCCGAGTTTACTCCGCCTGAGATCAGAAGGTCTAATCTGGCGGAGGTAATCCTGAGAATGCTTTACCTGGGGCTGGGAAGCGTTGACGAGTTTCCCTTTATGGATCCTCCTCCCAAAACCGCAATAAAGGACGGTTATGCGGTACTGAGAGAGCTCGGCGCTGTGGAACAAAACACAGAACTCACGACTATGGGCCGGAAGATGGCCCGATTTCCGCTGGATCCCCGCCTCAGCAGGATACTCATAGAAGCGGGAAGGCGAGGGGCAACCGATGAGGTTCTCACGATCGTTTCGGCATTGAGTATACAGGATCCGAGGGAGCGGCCTTTTGGAGAAGAAGAGATCGCGGACATGGTCCATGGATTGTTCGTGCATCCTCGATCCGACTTCGTCACACTTCTTAATATATGGAAGGCCTATCATCGTGAAGCAGAAAGGGCTCCCAGTCGGAATGCTCTGCGTGCCTGGTGCAGGAAGCATTTTTTGTCCTACCGGCGTATTCAGGAATGGATCTCTGTAAGGGACGAACTCAGAGCAGTGCTGTCAGAGCAAAGGATGCTTAAAAAGAGCAAGAAGACCGCCGATTACAAAGATGTTCATTGCAGTATTATAAGCGGTTTCCTTACAAAGGTTGCAATGCATGAGGGTAAAGGGAAATATCGTACCGTACACGGCAAGGAGCTGTATCTTCATCCTTCCTCAGGGGTAAAAGGGGAACCGAAGTGGATTGTTGCCGCGGAAGTTGTGGAAACGAGCAGAACTTTTGCCCGCATTGTGGCCGAAATTGAACCGGAGTGGATCGAAGAAGTGGGGATTCATCTGTGCAGGAAGAGTTACTTTGATGTTCACTGGCATTCCGGTAAAGGCAATGTGGTGGCCTTCGAAAAGGTACACTTCGGAAGCCTCCCGGTGGTTGAGCGAAGACCTGTGATTTACGGGAGGGTTAATCCCGGGGAGGCGCGAAAGGTATTTATAACGGAAGCCCTCGTAGATGGCAGGATAGGGCGTTCTTTTGACTTTATCGAATATAATCGGCGCATAATAGAGGAAGTCAGGGAAACGGAAGAAAAGATCCGCAGAAGAGGGCTCGTTGTGGACCGGGATAGGCTTTATGGGTTTTACAGTTGCCGAATTCCGGAAAACGTCTGGAGCCTGAGGGCTTTTGAAAAATTTATCAGAGCCCGGGGTGGTGATGATTTCCTGAAGCTGTCCCGTGAGGACGTGCTCAGAGAGGCTCTTTCCGAAGACCTGGAGCGGTTATTTCCGGGGCGGATAAAAATAGGCCAGATGGAGATAGAGCTGGTGTATCGGTTCAGTCCCGGCAGCGATGAAGACGGCGTTACCGCAATTGTTCCGGTAAATTGGCTTGCGTCGCTGCCGGCGGAGCCCTTTGACTGGCTTGTGCCCGGTTATCTTGAAGAAAAAGTCACATTCCTCCTTAAGGGTATGCCCAGGGACGTCAGAAGGCGATTTATTCCTCTCGCAGAGACGGTCAAAAAAGTGCTAGCCGACATGTCCTGGGGGCAGGGGAACTTCTGGCACAGGCTCAGCGAGGCCGTTTATAGAATTACGGGCATGAAAATAGCTCCGGAGGAATGGAGATCGGTGGAACTTCCTGTTTATCTGCAGTTCAGGTTTGAAATCGTTGACGGAGAAGGCAGAGTAATAGCTTCCGGAAGAGACCTCGAGGAGCTACGCAAAACCGCCCCGATTTCCTACGAAGACGACCTCTGGGAGAGGGCGAGAAAGAAGTGGGAACGGGAAGGGATTGAGGATTTCCCGGAGGATATTCCGGAAGAAATAATGATTGGTGAAGATGGGACGGGCCACAAAAGGTTTGCCTATCCGGGGGTTGTGGAAGAATTCGGGAGGATCTGTATCAGACTCTTTCCCGTTCGCTATGAAGCCATGATTGCCAATGAAAAGGGAATTCTGGTTTTAATCCGCCGTGTTTTGCATCAGGATCTTAAGAAGCTCGTAAAGTGCTGGACACCTCCGGAAGATCTACGGGGAGCCCTTTTTTTTATGCAAAAAGAGGGGCCCTTCCCCGGCCTTTTTGTTGACTTCCTTATAAAAGACCTTTTCGAACTCCGTGGCCCTGTACCTTTTGACATGAATGGGTTACGTAAAAAACTGGAGCGTGTACGGCACGAACTTGCGCTCAAGGGGATGGAACGATTTCAGAAGGTGTGTGAAATATTACGGGAGCGTGACCTTGTTAGACGAAAAATAGAGCGCTACAGGGAGAAGCAGGGCAAGGAGGTGCCGGCAGTCTCCGAACGGATGGCTTGTATGGAAAATGAACTCGAGCAACTCGTTCCGCCTGATTTTCTGAATCAATATTGCTTCGACGATTTCGATAAGCTCTTGAAGTGCCTTAAAGCACTTAACATACGGGTTGATCGGGCTTATACGTCCCCTGATAAGGACGTGGAAAAGGAAAGAACCATAAGGCCTTTTGAAACGAAGCTGGAGGAGCTTAAAAAGCGCATACAGAGCCGTCCCGATGCTCTGATGCTGAAGAGGTTTTACGAAGAGCTGAGGTGGCTTGTGGAAGCCTTGAAAATTCAGGTTTTTGCACCCGAAGTAAAGCCGTGGCAAAAAGTGTCTTTTCGTTATGTAGAGGAATTTCTGGAAAAATGTCCGAACTAGATTTCCGTGAAGAGAGGTCTTTTGAGTATCTGGAAGCACGCTCCCGGGAAATATATCCGGAGATACTGGATGTGTTGCGCTTTGAGGACCTTGGAAATTATTCTTCCGTGCTCGTTCCCCTCAGGGAGGTATCGGGGCATTTGTCGATTATGCTTAACAAAAGAAGCAGATTCGTGCCTCAACCCGGCGACTTATGCTTTCCCGGAGGCAGAATCGAGCCTTTGGTGGACACCCTTATCGGGTTGGGCGTTCTTTTGAAGAAACCCTGGTTTGTTGAAAAAGCAGGCGGGAAAAAACGTCTGATTTCGCTGCTTATGTCAACGGCGTTTAGGGAAAGCTGGGAAGAGCTCCGGCTTAATCCCTTTAGAATCGAGCCGCTGGGGATACTGCCGCCTCAGGACCTTGTTATGTTCAAAAAACGGATTATTCCCTTCCTGGGCAGAATCAAAGGCGATCCGAATCTTCGGGTTAACGGACGAGAGGTTGAAAAGGTTATCTGGTTACCCGTTAAAGATCTCTTTCTTAAAGAGAGATACGCTCTTTACAGGCTGTACGGTCTTCCGGGTCGTGATGAAAACGAAGGGGTGGATTTCCCGTGCTTCCTTTATCAGGACGGAGTGTCCGTTGAAATATTGTGGGGCGCTACTTATCGGATAGTAATGACCTTTTTAAAGGTCTTCTGGGGC
This sequence is a window from Thermodesulforhabdus norvegica. Protein-coding genes within it:
- a CDS encoding TIGR00153 family protein, whose translation is MRTAFLKLFRHSPFPGLKKHADVIREVSQVYRMAVIAYLDGDQRDFERYHNEVIVLESQGDIIKRNIRGHLPRGVLLPMDKFQLFAYLREQDKVLDSVQNVLHWLSYRFAHVPDELVDDLLLLVDRSIYSLKAIHPMVSAAESYFESFSEETRQVVKDAIKQIREYEFQSDQVERKLLADLFAFPFDNPLQAFHLIRLVEYIGEISNHAENAADMMRAMIAK
- the hrpA gene encoding ATP-dependent RNA helicase HrpA, whose translation is MLKPHVERIAKWKPEELNYPADLPISSKRQEILAALHSSQVVVVSGATGSGKSTQLPKICLEAGLCRRGFIGCTQPRRIAAVSLAHRVGEELKSLGRGLVGYRIRFRDSLGPQTIIKFMTDGILLAEANNDRLFESYDVIIVDEAHERTLNIDFILGMLKQVIKLRRDLRVIIASATIDPEKFSGFFDNAPVVEIPSRTYPVEVRYRPIPDEDDVTYIDAAVDAVDDLVAEVKGDILVFMPTERDIREAVQRLREKSYHNTEIYPLYARMAAWQQADIFAVTPHRKIIVATNVAETSLTIPNVECVVDTGLARVPQYSPKTGTQALPIVKISRASAEQRKGRCGRTKPGICVRLYDEEDFLQRPEFTPPEIRRSNLAEVILRMLYLGLGSVDEFPFMDPPPKTAIKDGYAVLRELGAVEQNTELTTMGRKMARFPLDPRLSRILIEAGRRGATDEVLTIVSALSIQDPRERPFGEEEIADMVHGLFVHPRSDFVTLLNIWKAYHREAERAPSRNALRAWCRKHFLSYRRIQEWISVRDELRAVLSEQRMLKKSKKTADYKDVHCSIISGFLTKVAMHEGKGKYRTVHGKELYLHPSSGVKGEPKWIVAAEVVETSRTFARIVAEIEPEWIEEVGIHLCRKSYFDVHWHSGKGNVVAFEKVHFGSLPVVERRPVIYGRVNPGEARKVFITEALVDGRIGRSFDFIEYNRRIIEEVRETEEKIRRRGLVVDRDRLYGFYSCRIPENVWSLRAFEKFIRARGGDDFLKLSREDVLREALSEDLERLFPGRIKIGQMEIELVYRFSPGSDEDGVTAIVPVNWLASLPAEPFDWLVPGYLEEKVTFLLKGMPRDVRRRFIPLAETVKKVLADMSWGQGNFWHRLSEAVYRITGMKIAPEEWRSVELPVYLQFRFEIVDGEGRVIASGRDLEELRKTAPISYEDDLWERARKKWEREGIEDFPEDIPEEIMIGEDGTGHKRFAYPGVVEEFGRICIRLFPVRYEAMIANEKGILVLIRRVLHQDLKKLVKCWTPPEDLRGALFFMQKEGPFPGLFVDFLIKDLFELRGPVPFDMNGLRKKLERVRHELALKGMERFQKVCEILRERDLVRRKIERYREKQGKEVPAVSERMACMENELEQLVPPDFLNQYCFDDFDKLLKCLKALNIRVDRAYTSPDKDVEKERTIRPFETKLEELKKRIQSRPDALMLKRFYEELRWLVEALKIQVFAPEVKPWQKVSFRYVEEFLEKCPN
- a CDS encoding NUDIX hydrolase; amino-acid sequence: MSELDFREERSFEYLEARSREIYPEILDVLRFEDLGNYSSVLVPLREVSGHLSIMLNKRSRFVPQPGDLCFPGGRIEPLVDTLIGLGVLLKKPWFVEKAGGKKRLISLLMSTAFRESWEELRLNPFRIEPLGILPPQDLVMFKKRIIPFLGRIKGDPNLRVNGREVEKVIWLPVKDLFLKERYALYRLYGLPGRDENEGVDFPCFLYQDGVSVEILWGATYRIVMTFLKVFWGFAPPELESRPVVPGTFSKNYLTGYDA